One region of Elusimicrobiota bacterium genomic DNA includes:
- the dapA gene encoding 4-hydroxy-tetrahydrodipicolinate synthase encodes MFEGSYVAIVTPFKNGKVDFEKLKELVEFHIKNGMTGIVPCGTTGESATLSYEEHEKVIDVVVKAVAGRIKVIAGTGSNSTSETIEMTDFAKKAGADGVLIVAPYYNKPTQKGLYLHFKKIAEEINIPIMMYNIQSRTAVNIEPETIAKIHSDCKNIVAVKEASGSLEQMTKIRLLCPKMDMLSGDDALTLPVLSIGGKGVVSVVANIVPKDISDMVGAYLSGDIEKAKNLHYKLFDLVKAMFIETNPIPVKTAMGLVGLCSDELRLPMCSMDEKNKTKLVKTMKDYGLKVK; translated from the coding sequence ATGTTTGAAGGAAGTTATGTTGCTATTGTTACTCCGTTTAAAAATGGAAAAGTTGATTTTGAAAAATTGAAGGAATTAGTTGAATTCCATATCAAAAATGGGATGACCGGAATTGTGCCTTGCGGAACAACCGGAGAGTCAGCTACGCTTTCATATGAAGAGCATGAAAAGGTCATCGATGTTGTTGTAAAGGCCGTAGCCGGTAGAATCAAAGTTATTGCCGGAACTGGTTCAAACAGCACATCCGAGACGATTGAGATGACAGATTTTGCAAAAAAAGCCGGTGCTGATGGAGTGCTTATTGTAGCTCCATATTATAATAAACCAACTCAAAAAGGGCTTTATCTGCATTTCAAAAAAATAGCGGAAGAAATTAATATTCCGATAATGATGTATAATATACAGTCAAGGACGGCCGTCAATATAGAACCTGAAACAATTGCCAAAATTCATTCAGATTGCAAGAATATAGTTGCTGTAAAAGAAGCAAGCGGTTCTCTTGAGCAGATGACAAAAATTCGTTTGTTGTGTCCAAAAATGGATATGCTTTCTGGTGACGATGCGTTAACGCTTCCAGTATTGTCTATTGGCGGAAAAGGTGTTGTCTCTGTTGTAGCTAATATTGTTCCTAAAGACATTTCGGACATGGTTGGAGCTTATTTAAGCGGAGATATTGAAAAAGCAAAAAATCTTCATTACAAGCTTTTTGATTTAGTAAAAGCTATGTTTATTGAAACAAACCCGATTCCTGTAAAAACAGCAATGGGGCTTGTTGGTTTGTGCTCTGATGAATTGCGGCTTCCTATGTGTTCTATGGATGAAAAAAACAAAACAAAACTTGTTAAAACAATGAAGGACTACGGATTGAAAGTTAAATGA
- a CDS encoding O-acetyl-ADP-ribose deacetylase, with translation MYSKIELIIGDITKVEVDAIVNAANKSLLGGGGVDGAIHRAAGPKLLEECKKLNGCKTGEAKITSGYNLPAKYVIHTVGPVWKGGTSGEEQLLKSCYKNSLELALENKIKSIAFPSISTGVYRFPIEKAAPAALEEVKNFIINTKSINLEKIVFVLFSDKDFKIYNSFYSEIIGSM, from the coding sequence GTGTATTCAAAAATTGAACTAATTATCGGTGATATTACCAAAGTTGAGGTTGATGCAATTGTCAACGCAGCAAATAAATCACTTCTCGGGGGTGGCGGCGTTGATGGTGCGATTCACAGGGCAGCCGGACCAAAACTTTTGGAAGAATGTAAAAAACTCAACGGTTGTAAAACAGGTGAAGCAAAAATAACAAGTGGTTATAACCTGCCGGCAAAATATGTTATCCACACTGTAGGTCCGGTGTGGAAAGGCGGCACTTCCGGTGAAGAACAGTTACTAAAATCTTGTTATAAAAATTCTTTGGAATTGGCATTAGAAAACAAAATTAAATCCATTGCCTTTCCGTCAATTTCAACCGGTGTTTATAGATTTCCAATAGAAAAGGCAGCACCTGCCGCTTTGGAAGAAGTAAAAAATTTCATTATAAATACAAAGAGTATTAATTTAGAAAAAATAGTTTTTGTTTTGTTCTCAGACAAAGATTTTAAGATATATAATAGTTTCTATAGTGAAATTATTGGCAGTATGTAA
- a CDS encoding YbaB/EbfC family nucleoid-associated protein produces MFDKLKQLKQIKELQTALSNEKAEVEKNGVKVVITGRLEVESVQINPALNKEEQEKILKDCFNEAVKKINLQIVQTMSKIPGLNH; encoded by the coding sequence ATGTTTGATAAATTAAAGCAGTTGAAACAAATTAAAGAATTACAAACTGCGCTTTCTAATGAAAAGGCAGAAGTTGAAAAGAATGGAGTAAAAGTAGTTATAACCGGTAGATTAGAGGTTGAAAGTGTCCAGATTAATCCTGCACTAAACAAAGAAGAACAAGAAAAGATTTTAAAAGATTGCTTCAACGAAGCAGTAAAAAAAATTAATCTTCAAATTGTCCAAACAATGTCAAAAATACCCGGGTTAAATCATTGA
- a CDS encoding nitroreductase family protein: MNFLELVKKRQSVRKYSTRPVAREIIDRCLEAAQLAPSACNSQPWSFIVIENEETRKKVADAAFSGIYSSNSFAKSAPVLIVVVTEHSKFIAALGGYFRGTQYNLIDIGISCEHFILQAAEEGVGTCWLGYFNEKAVKKVLNIPKGKKADIIISMGYPENEKLREKSRKSINEIRKYI; this comes from the coding sequence ATGAATTTTTTAGAACTTGTTAAAAAAAGACAGAGTGTAAGGAAATATTCTACTAGACCTGTCGCAAGGGAAATAATAGACCGGTGTTTGGAAGCAGCTCAACTGGCTCCGTCAGCCTGCAATTCCCAGCCCTGGAGTTTTATAGTTATAGAAAATGAAGAAACCAGAAAAAAAGTTGCCGATGCAGCATTTTCAGGTATTTATTCCTCAAATTCTTTTGCAAAATCTGCACCTGTTTTAATAGTTGTTGTTACAGAACATTCAAAATTTATCGCAGCTCTCGGTGGTTATTTCAGAGGTACTCAGTATAATCTTATTGATATCGGGATTTCTTGTGAACATTTTATTCTTCAGGCAGCTGAGGAAGGAGTAGGTACCTGCTGGCTGGGATATTTTAATGAAAAAGCAGTGAAAAAGGTTTTAAATATACCTAAGGGAAAAAAAGCAGATATTATAATAAGCATGGGTTATCCCGAAAATGAAAAGTTAAGGGAAAAATCAAGAAAATCAATAAACGAAATAAGAAAATACATATAA
- the dapF gene encoding diaminopimelate epimerase, translating to MNVNFTKMSGSGNDFIVIDNREKIVKNPSDFAKKYCHRKFGIDADGLLLVEKSKTADFKMRYYNSDGSFASFCGNGSRCIALFAYLKKIAPQKMRFDSDADIISAEIVSSCKEEFCYDVKVKMPQPKDIRQDLNVNVENKIFKVSFINTGVPHAVIFVKNIKDIDVNDLGKKIRWHKEFKPEGTNVNFVQVTNKSSLHVRTYERGVEAETLACGTGVVASSVISILKEYVSSKVNVLTQGGEILKVYYEEGKIHFEGKVSSIFEGQVKI from the coding sequence ATGAATGTAAATTTTACAAAAATGTCAGGCAGTGGAAATGATTTCATTGTAATTGACAACAGGGAAAAAATCGTAAAAAATCCGTCAGATTTTGCTAAAAAGTATTGCCACAGGAAATTCGGTATTGATGCTGACGGACTTTTACTAGTTGAAAAATCAAAAACAGCGGATTTTAAAATGCGGTATTACAATTCTGACGGTTCTTTTGCATCATTTTGCGGAAACGGGTCAAGATGTATTGCTTTATTTGCATATCTTAAGAAAATTGCACCACAAAAAATGAGATTTGATTCAGATGCCGACATAATATCTGCTGAAATTGTGTCTAGCTGCAAAGAAGAGTTTTGTTATGATGTAAAGGTTAAAATGCCTCAGCCTAAAGATATAAGACAGGATTTGAATGTGAATGTTGAAAATAAAATATTCAAAGTATCATTTATAAATACAGGTGTTCCTCATGCAGTAATTTTTGTCAAAAACATAAAAGATATCGATGTTAATGATTTAGGCAAAAAAATTAGATGGCATAAAGAGTTTAAGCCCGAAGGTACTAATGTAAATTTTGTTCAGGTTACCAATAAGAGTAGTTTGCATGTCAGAACCTACGAAAGAGGCGTGGAAGCTGAAACCCTCGCTTGCGGGACAGGTGTGGTTGCGTCAAGCGTCATTTCAATTTTGAAAGAATATGTTTCATCAAAGGTAAACGTTTTAACCCAGGGTGGCGAAATTCTTAAAGTATATTATGAAGAAGGAAAAATACATTTTGAAGGTAAAGTATCTTCGATATTTGAAGGACAAGTAAAGATATAA